In the genome of Candidatus Binatia bacterium, the window CAAGCGACAGACGATCGAGCGGGCTCTGCGTCGCCCGGATCGTATGGGTGGCAACTTGGGTGTAGCGCGCCGTCGACGACAGATTGTTATGCCCGAGCAGGACCTGGATGATCCGGATATCGGTTCCGTTCTCCAGAAGGTGCGT includes:
- a CDS encoding tyrosine-type recombinase/integrase, producing THLLENGTDIRIIQVLLGHNNLSSTARYTQVATHTIRATQSPLDRLSLEVMPPG